Proteins co-encoded in one Flavobacterium fluviale genomic window:
- a CDS encoding MarC family NAAT transporter, producing the protein MELFIYLFAALFSVLNPIGTVPIFVGLTQHDSQKERSRISLWTAINVFIILLVSYFIGQYVLTFFGISIDALRIAGGIVIVNSGFSLLSGKFNKKRGINKKIENEAQQRNDIALTPLAIPMLAGPGSMSLLIAFYQEHHEIHEIIISSLAILAIAVSIFVILKSAHYLARILGASGIVAISRIVGFIVISIGIQYIVSSIVNIIKGNLM; encoded by the coding sequence ATGGAATTATTCATTTATTTATTTGCTGCTTTATTCTCTGTCCTAAACCCAATTGGAACTGTACCCATTTTTGTCGGCCTTACTCAACATGACTCACAAAAAGAACGCTCCCGAATCTCTCTTTGGACTGCCATTAATGTTTTTATAATATTATTAGTTTCCTATTTCATTGGTCAATATGTATTGACTTTTTTTGGAATCAGTATTGATGCTTTAAGAATTGCCGGCGGAATTGTTATTGTAAACTCTGGTTTTTCGCTGCTCTCAGGAAAATTCAATAAAAAACGAGGAATCAATAAAAAAATTGAAAATGAAGCACAACAAAGAAATGACATTGCTCTAACGCCTTTAGCAATTCCAATGCTTGCTGGCCCAGGATCTATGTCACTTTTAATTGCTTTTTATCAAGAACATCATGAAATACACGAAATAATAATTTCATCATTGGCCATTTTAGCAATTGCAGTCTCAATTTTTGTAATTCTAAAAAGTGCTCATTATTTAGCCAGAATTTTAGGAGCTTCTGGAATTGTTGCTATTTCTAGAATTGTGGGTTTTATAGTTATTTCTATCGGAATTCAATATATTGTTAGTTCAATAGTAAATATCATCAAAGGAAATTTGATGTAA
- a CDS encoding UpxY family transcription antiterminator: protein MNWYVVYTKPKWEKKVADKLSQLGIETYCPLITQVKQWSDRKKKIELPLFNSYVFVQLSDSDRNSVFQVAGVVRYLFWLGKPAIVKDQEIEIIKKSLKAPNISDVTVSAIQVGDKIKLESGAFSNQNAIVQEISNSYYTLVLETLGCVLKIKYK from the coding sequence ATGAATTGGTATGTAGTTTATACAAAGCCTAAATGGGAAAAGAAAGTTGCAGACAAGTTGAGCCAATTGGGAATTGAAACCTATTGTCCTTTAATTACTCAAGTTAAACAATGGTCAGATAGAAAGAAAAAGATTGAATTGCCACTTTTTAATTCCTATGTTTTTGTTCAATTGTCAGATTCTGATAGAAATTCAGTCTTTCAAGTCGCTGGTGTGGTGAGGTATCTATTTTGGCTGGGAAAACCCGCCATAGTGAAAGATCAGGAAATCGAAATTATAAAAAAGAGTCTTAAAGCTCCTAATATTAGTGATGTAACTGTTTCGGCAATTCAGGTAGGAGATAAAATCAAATTAGAATCAGGGGCATTTAGTAATCAAAATGCAATTGTACAAGAAATATCAAATAGTTATTACACTCTTGTATTGGAAACATTAGGGTGTGTTTTGAAAATAAAATATAAATAA
- the recR gene encoding recombination mediator RecR — MEFSSKLIEKAVSEMSQLPGIGKRTALRLVLHLLKQPKEQTSFLSQALLNMREDIKFCESCHNISDTKTCDICANVLRNHETICVVEDIRDVMAIENTGQFKGIYHVLGGKISPIEGVGPNQLNISTLVDKVKSGKVIEIIFALSSTMEGDTTNFYIYKQIGDSNIVISTIARGISVGDELEYADEVTLGRSILHRVPFEKTFKNN, encoded by the coding sequence ATGGAATTTTCATCAAAATTAATCGAAAAAGCGGTCAGCGAAATGTCGCAATTGCCTGGTATTGGTAAGAGAACAGCACTTCGATTGGTGTTGCATCTGTTAAAACAGCCTAAGGAACAGACGTCTTTTTTATCTCAAGCATTGTTAAATATGCGGGAGGATATTAAATTTTGCGAAAGCTGTCATAACATTTCAGATACTAAAACGTGTGATATATGCGCCAATGTCCTCAGAAATCATGAGACAATCTGTGTGGTTGAAGATATTCGAGATGTAATGGCGATTGAAAATACAGGACAATTTAAAGGTATTTACCATGTTTTGGGAGGAAAGATATCACCAATTGAAGGAGTAGGACCAAATCAGCTGAATATTTCGACTTTGGTTGATAAAGTAAAATCTGGGAAAGTGATTGAGATTATTTTTGCGCTAAGCTCAACAATGGAAGGAGATACTACAAATTTCTATATATATAAGCAGATTGGAGATTCAAATATTGTAATATCAACCATTGCAAGAGGAATATCTGTTGGCGATGAATTAGAATATGCAGATGAAGTAACATTAGGAAGAAGTATTTTGCATAGAGTTCCTTTTGAAAAAACATTTAAAAATAATTAA
- a CDS encoding polysaccharide biosynthesis tyrosine autokinase, with translation MLDIKDFSIFENHSNFDFKGLLLKIVSYWKWFLISLIIAFTIAYQVNIRKEKIYGMQTMISIKEESNPFFTSNTSLVFNWGGISDQVNGISTILKSRSHNELVVDKLQFYIDYLEQGKYNLIDSYGAVPFYINIDKSKGQIANTLIAVKFISESEYQIEIPFENNSVSLINYSTNNYTNTSVQLGNFSKKYKVGESVSLPFLNWKLEIKDNPGFYKGKEYFVRFNDFDGTVSRYRGINVEGDKGSGSLLTLSMQGTNKARMVDYLNSTVKMLIKIQLDGKNQFATNTIRFIDSTLVAMESQLKQTGNELKSFQKDKNIFQIEDGGSRVSDKIMNFDVQKDEVTRKIAYYNSLKSYLNSSNDYSRLPAPSVAGIEDPNIVASVSKLIALSTQRSEMAYAVKSEKIFKDFDNQMAAVKNVLQENIATAKTSLLYDLSLVNAKIGQAESTVRKLPGEQQELLKIKRKYDLNDNIYTEFLQKRNEAEIVKASNLSDIHFIDPAKDIGDGLIGPKTSANYVLALFLGTLIPLLFVFAIFFINNSIQNTDDISKLTQIPLLGVIGVNKDLRSLAVFDKPKSALSEAFRGIRSSLQFLYKKQQVSGSKTLMITSSISGEGKTFCSINIATVFALSEKKTVIVGLDLRKPRLADEFQLTTPLGVVNYLIKQNTLEEITNSTQIPNLDVILSGPIPPNPSELILSDAMKELIDELKEKYDYIILDTPPVGLVADSLELVQFADVTLYIVRQNYTKKEMIMLLNNRIKRGELNNVSIVLNGYENKAKYGAAYGYGYGYGAYANGYHEEEVKLGFWRTLLNRFKRS, from the coding sequence ATGTTAGATATTAAAGATTTTTCCATTTTTGAAAATCATTCCAATTTTGATTTTAAGGGGCTGTTGTTGAAAATTGTCAGTTACTGGAAATGGTTTTTAATTAGTTTAATAATAGCTTTTACAATTGCGTATCAGGTAAACATTCGTAAAGAAAAAATTTACGGAATGCAGACTATGATTTCTATCAAAGAAGAGAGCAATCCATTTTTTACTTCTAATACGAGTCTGGTTTTTAATTGGGGAGGGATTTCAGATCAAGTAAATGGAATTTCTACAATTTTAAAATCACGATCCCACAACGAACTAGTTGTTGATAAACTTCAGTTTTATATTGATTATTTAGAGCAAGGGAAATATAATTTAATTGACTCCTACGGGGCCGTTCCGTTTTATATAAATATAGATAAATCAAAAGGACAGATAGCAAATACATTAATAGCAGTAAAATTTATAAGTGAAAGTGAATATCAGATTGAAATTCCTTTCGAAAATAATTCTGTTTCATTGATAAATTACTCGACTAACAATTATACTAATACATCTGTACAACTAGGAAATTTTTCAAAAAAATATAAAGTTGGGGAAAGTGTAAGTCTGCCTTTTTTAAATTGGAAACTTGAAATAAAAGACAATCCAGGCTTTTACAAAGGAAAAGAGTATTTCGTCAGATTTAATGATTTTGACGGTACCGTTTCTAGATATAGAGGTATAAACGTTGAAGGGGATAAAGGAAGCGGCTCATTGCTGACGTTATCAATGCAGGGGACAAATAAAGCAAGGATGGTTGATTACTTGAACTCAACTGTAAAGATGCTTATCAAAATACAGTTAGATGGTAAAAACCAATTTGCAACAAATACTATCAGGTTTATTGACAGTACTTTGGTTGCCATGGAATCACAGCTGAAGCAAACGGGCAACGAATTAAAATCTTTTCAAAAAGATAAAAATATCTTTCAAATAGAAGATGGCGGGTCTAGAGTTTCTGATAAAATAATGAATTTTGATGTTCAAAAAGATGAAGTAACTCGAAAAATTGCATATTACAATTCATTGAAATCTTATTTAAACAGTAGTAATGATTATTCAAGACTGCCAGCGCCCTCAGTAGCAGGAATTGAGGATCCAAACATCGTTGCAAGCGTTTCAAAATTAATAGCACTTTCAACTCAAAGATCTGAAATGGCTTATGCTGTAAAAAGCGAAAAAATCTTTAAAGATTTTGACAATCAAATGGCAGCTGTAAAAAATGTTCTTCAAGAAAATATTGCAACAGCAAAAACGTCTCTTCTTTATGATTTATCTTTAGTAAATGCAAAAATTGGACAGGCGGAAAGCACAGTTCGAAAACTTCCTGGAGAGCAGCAAGAGTTGTTAAAAATCAAGAGAAAATATGATTTAAACGATAATATTTATACTGAGTTTCTGCAAAAAAGAAACGAAGCTGAAATTGTAAAAGCATCTAATCTATCAGATATTCATTTTATAGATCCGGCCAAAGATATTGGAGATGGTTTAATTGGTCCGAAAACTTCAGCCAATTATGTATTAGCTTTATTTTTAGGTACTTTGATACCTTTATTGTTTGTCTTTGCAATTTTCTTTATAAATAATTCTATTCAGAATACCGATGATATAAGCAAATTGACTCAAATACCTTTGCTTGGAGTAATTGGCGTAAATAAAGATTTAAGAAGTCTTGCAGTTTTTGATAAACCAAAGTCTGCTCTTTCCGAGGCTTTTAGAGGGATACGCTCTTCACTTCAGTTTTTATACAAAAAACAGCAGGTCAGCGGGTCAAAAACATTAATGATTACTTCTTCAATCAGCGGGGAGGGAAAAACATTTTGCTCGATAAATATTGCAACAGTTTTTGCATTAAGTGAAAAGAAAACGGTTATAGTTGGTTTAGATTTAAGAAAACCTAGATTGGCAGATGAGTTTCAATTGACGACACCTTTGGGGGTTGTTAATTATTTAATTAAGCAAAATACCTTAGAAGAAATTACGAATTCAACTCAAATTCCAAATTTAGATGTAATTCTTTCTGGTCCTATTCCTCCAAATCCATCTGAGCTTATTTTAAGTGATGCGATGAAAGAGTTAATTGATGAATTAAAAGAGAAATATGATTATATAATTTTGGATACACCGCCAGTTGGTCTAGTAGCAGATTCTTTAGAATTAGTTCAATTTGCAGACGTTACACTATATATTGTAAGACAAAATTATACCAAAAAAGAAATGATAATGTTATTGAATAACAGAATTAAGCGTGGTGAGTTAAATAATGTAAGTATTGTTCTAAATGGCTATGAAAATAAAGCTAAATATGGTGCAGCTTACGGTTATGGGTATGGATATGGTGCGTATGCAAATGGTTATCATGAAGAAGAAGTTAAGTTAGGATTTTGGAGAACACTTTTAAATAGATTTAAAAGAAGTTAA
- a CDS encoding CoA-binding protein — MKSKKTLVIGASTNPERYSYRAVNMLVGKGHSVLAIGQKVGEVAGVKIQTKAIPVKNIDTITLYLNPGRQRDYYNYIIEAKPKRVIFNPGTENPELYQLLELNDIQVEVACTLVLLATSQY; from the coding sequence ATGAAAAGTAAAAAAACATTAGTTATAGGTGCATCAACAAATCCAGAGCGTTATTCTTATAGAGCTGTAAATATGTTGGTTGGAAAAGGACATTCAGTTTTGGCGATAGGGCAAAAAGTTGGAGAAGTTGCGGGAGTAAAAATTCAAACTAAAGCAATACCAGTTAAAAATATCGATACGATAACTCTGTATCTAAATCCTGGACGTCAAAGAGATTATTATAATTACATTATCGAAGCAAAACCTAAAAGGGTTATTTTTAATCCGGGTACCGAAAATCCAGAATTGTATCAGTTATTAGAATTAAATGATATTCAGGTTGAAGTAGCTTGTACTTTAGTTTTGTTGGCTACAAGTCAATATTAA
- a CDS encoding UDP-glucose 6-dehydrogenase yields MKITKICCIGAGYVGGPTMAVIAQKCPDIQVTVVDLNEQRIADWNDPNPENIPIYEPGLSQIVAEARGRNLFFSTDVDKAIDEAQMIFISVNTPTKTYGKGKGMAADLKYIELCARQIARVAKQNKIVVEKSTLPVRTAEAIKSILDNTGNGVQFQILSNPEFLAEGTAVTDLLNPDRILIGGDTTPEGQEAINALVDVYSNWVDVENILTTNVWSSELSKLTANAFLAQRISSINAMSELCEKTGADVNEVAKAIGMDSRIGPKFLKASVGFGGSCFQKDILNLVYIAKSYGLNEVADYWEQVIIMNDHQKRRFSNKIVQTLYNTVADKKIAFLGWAFKKDTNDTRESAAIYVADDLINEQAKISVYDPKVSRNKMLADLNYLESRSEEENGNAVNVFDNAYEACENSHAIAILTEWDEFKTYDWKKVYESMHKPAFIFDGRNILNGKELESIGFVYSNIGS; encoded by the coding sequence ATGAAAATTACAAAAATTTGCTGCATAGGTGCAGGATATGTTGGCGGACCAACAATGGCAGTTATTGCTCAAAAATGTCCAGATATTCAAGTTACGGTTGTTGATTTAAACGAACAAAGAATCGCTGACTGGAATGATCCAAATCCTGAGAATATTCCAATTTATGAGCCGGGACTTTCTCAAATTGTTGCAGAGGCAAGAGGAAGAAATTTGTTTTTTTCTACTGATGTTGATAAAGCAATCGACGAAGCTCAAATGATATTTATTTCTGTAAATACGCCAACTAAGACTTACGGAAAAGGAAAAGGAATGGCGGCTGATTTAAAATATATCGAGTTATGCGCTAGACAAATTGCAAGAGTAGCAAAACAAAATAAAATTGTAGTTGAGAAATCAACTTTACCGGTTAGAACCGCTGAGGCAATTAAAAGTATTTTAGATAATACTGGAAATGGGGTTCAATTCCAGATTTTGTCTAATCCAGAATTTTTGGCAGAAGGAACAGCGGTTACAGATTTGTTAAATCCAGATAGAATTCTAATTGGAGGAGATACAACTCCAGAAGGTCAAGAAGCAATTAATGCTCTTGTTGATGTCTACTCAAATTGGGTTGATGTAGAGAATATTTTAACAACAAATGTTTGGTCGTCAGAGTTGTCGAAGCTTACTGCAAATGCATTTCTGGCACAAAGAATTTCATCTATAAATGCAATGTCTGAGTTGTGCGAAAAAACAGGCGCAGATGTTAATGAAGTTGCTAAAGCAATTGGAATGGATAGTAGAATTGGGCCAAAATTTCTGAAAGCTTCTGTAGGTTTTGGAGGGTCTTGTTTTCAGAAAGATATTTTGAATCTAGTATATATAGCAAAATCATATGGGCTAAATGAAGTTGCAGATTATTGGGAACAAGTAATTATTATGAACGATCATCAGAAAAGAAGATTTTCAAACAAAATTGTTCAAACATTATATAATACAGTAGCTGACAAGAAAATTGCTTTTTTAGGGTGGGCTTTCAAAAAAGACACAAACGATACGAGGGAATCTGCAGCAATTTATGTTGCGGATGACTTAATTAATGAGCAAGCTAAAATTTCAGTTTACGATCCGAAAGTTTCGAGAAATAAAATGCTGGCTGATTTGAATTATTTGGAATCAAGGTCAGAAGAAGAAAATGGAAATGCCGTAAATGTATTTGATAATGCTTATGAAGCGTGTGAGAATTCACATGCCATTGCAATTTTAACTGAATGGGATGAATTTAAGACTTATGATTGGAAAAAGGTCTATGAGTCAATGCATAAACCAGCTTTCATATTTGATGGGAGAAATATTTTGAATGGAAAAGAGTTAGAGTCAATCGGTTTTGTTTATAGTAATATTGGTTCGTAA
- a CDS encoding SDR family oxidoreductase, which translates to MENAPKNIILITGGAGFIGSNLTEYFLGLGHKVICLDNFSTGHRHNLKDFLNNPDFKLIEGDIRNLDDCVLAVEGVDYVLHQAALGSVPRSIKDPITTNDVNVSGFLNMLTAARDAKVKRFVYAASSSTYGDSQGLPKVEEVIGKPLSPYAITKYVNELYAEIFSKTYGLETIGLRYFNVFGRKQDPNGAYAAVIPKFVKQFMNYESPVINGDGNYSRDFTYIDNVIQMNELAMTCSNPEAVNTVYNTAFGDRNTLNDLVKYLKEYLSEFDSKINDVQVVYGENRAGDIPHSLASIEKAKSILGYDPKYSLQAGLKEAVVWYWENLK; encoded by the coding sequence ATGGAAAACGCACCTAAAAATATAATTTTAATTACTGGAGGAGCTGGATTTATTGGCTCTAATTTGACTGAATATTTCTTGGGATTAGGACATAAAGTAATTTGTTTAGATAATTTTTCTACCGGGCATCGACATAACTTAAAAGATTTTTTAAATAATCCTGACTTTAAATTAATAGAAGGCGATATTCGAAATCTAGATGATTGTGTTTTGGCAGTTGAGGGAGTAGATTATGTTTTACATCAAGCAGCTCTAGGTTCTGTTCCTAGATCAATAAAAGATCCTATCACTACAAACGATGTAAATGTTTCAGGTTTCTTAAACATGCTTACCGCGGCTCGAGATGCTAAAGTAAAACGTTTCGTTTATGCGGCGAGTTCTTCAACGTATGGAGATTCACAAGGACTTCCTAAAGTAGAAGAGGTAATAGGAAAACCTTTGTCGCCGTATGCTATAACTAAATATGTAAATGAATTATATGCTGAAATTTTCAGTAAAACATATGGGTTAGAAACAATCGGTCTTCGTTATTTTAATGTTTTTGGAAGAAAGCAAGATCCTAACGGAGCTTATGCGGCTGTTATTCCAAAATTTGTAAAACAATTTATGAATTACGAAAGTCCCGTAATTAATGGAGATGGAAATTATTCGCGTGATTTTACCTACATAGATAATGTAATTCAGATGAATGAACTTGCAATGACTTGTTCAAATCCAGAAGCTGTAAATACTGTTTACAATACGGCTTTTGGGGACAGAAATACATTAAATGATTTAGTGAAATATCTAAAAGAGTATCTGTCTGAATTTGATTCAAAAATAAATGACGTTCAAGTTGTATACGGAGAAAATAGAGCAGGAGATATTCCTCATTCATTAGCTAGTATCGAAAAGGCCAAAAGTATATTAGGTTATGATCCAAAATATTCACTACAGGCAGGATTGAAAGAGGCTGTTGTATGGTACTGGGAGAATTTAAAATAA
- a CDS encoding polysaccharide biosynthesis/export family protein produces the protein MTKNSFYLFLLISVLFTSCIPIKDLVYLQDKSTSSEQNSIAAVESKPYRLQVNDVLSINIKAIDPKLVSIFNTASTEGSQSTKSEASLYFDGFTVDDHGNIRMPILGEINVIGYTLEEVRVKIEKKLLEEYFKNEANIFVTVKLAGFRYTINGEVAITGTKTLFKDNVTILEAIANAGDITTVGNRKAVTIIRQSPTGVQMNNIDLTDVNVMKSPYYYLQPNDYIYVKPLRQKTWGTGQTGIQSIGTIITLLSLATTVYLIIKN, from the coding sequence ATGACAAAAAACAGCTTTTATCTATTTTTATTAATCTCGGTATTATTTACATCATGTATTCCGATTAAAGATTTAGTTTATCTTCAGGATAAAAGTACTTCAAGTGAGCAAAATTCCATTGCCGCTGTAGAATCAAAACCTTATAGATTACAAGTTAACGATGTTTTAAGTATAAATATAAAAGCAATTGACCCAAAACTGGTTTCTATTTTTAATACTGCAAGTACAGAAGGATCGCAAAGTACTAAGTCAGAAGCAAGTCTTTACTTTGACGGATTTACAGTTGATGACCATGGAAATATAAGAATGCCAATTTTAGGAGAGATAAATGTAATTGGTTATACTCTTGAGGAGGTTCGAGTTAAAATTGAAAAAAAACTACTAGAAGAATATTTTAAAAACGAAGCTAATATTTTTGTAACTGTAAAGCTGGCAGGTTTTAGATATACGATCAATGGAGAGGTAGCAATTACTGGAACCAAAACTTTATTTAAAGATAATGTTACAATTTTAGAGGCAATTGCAAATGCTGGAGATATTACTACAGTTGGTAATAGAAAGGCGGTAACAATTATTCGCCAATCTCCAACTGGTGTTCAAATGAATAATATTGATCTTACCGATGTTAATGTAATGAAATCCCCTTATTATTATCTACAGCCAAACGATTACATTTATGTAAAACCATTGAGGCAGAAAACATGGGGGACAGGTCAAACTGGTATTCAGTCTATTGGTACTATCATTACATTATTATCTTTGGCAACAACAGTTTATCTCATTATTAAAAATTAA